From Chryseobacterium salivictor, a single genomic window includes:
- the pepT gene encoding peptidase T — translation MITIDFNLDWKLKLQNRFINYVKIYSTSDPESEATPSTPQQWDIAKYIFEELKTLGLSDVSMDEHGYIYAYVPSNLENDDEPVVGFISHYDTSPDFNGENVKPQIWDDYDGGDLVLNNETGFTLSPSKFERLKDYVGKTLITTDGTTLLGADDKAGIAEIVTAAEYLLAHPEIKHGRIAIGFTPDEEIGRGAHKFDVKKFGAEWAYTMDGSEVGELEYENFNAAGAVVKIHGLSVHPGYAFGKMVNASLLAAEFIKMLPENETPSTTKGFEGFYHLTDLKSEVSEAKIQYIIRDHDHEKFEARKKFMTDVVAEFNKKFGAGTAEIEIKEQYLNMKQQFEGKMHIVDIAEQAMKDANIEPKIKAIRGGTDGAQLSYMGLPCPNIFAGGLNFHGPYEYVCLESMEKAVKVIVNIAKAIKKR, via the coding sequence ATGATAACCATAGATTTTAACCTCGACTGGAAACTGAAATTACAAAACCGTTTTATTAATTATGTAAAAATATATTCAACCAGCGATCCCGAAAGTGAAGCAACGCCTTCAACGCCGCAACAGTGGGATATTGCCAAATATATTTTTGAAGAACTGAAAACCTTGGGTCTGAGTGATGTTTCCATGGATGAGCACGGCTATATTTACGCTTACGTGCCTTCAAATCTGGAAAACGACGATGAGCCGGTAGTCGGATTTATATCGCATTACGACACCTCTCCTGACTTTAACGGAGAAAATGTAAAACCACAAATTTGGGATGATTACGACGGTGGCGACCTGGTTTTGAATAATGAAACCGGATTTACCCTTTCTCCTTCAAAATTTGAAAGATTAAAAGATTACGTTGGCAAAACATTGATTACGACCGACGGGACAACTTTACTGGGCGCTGACGATAAAGCAGGTATTGCAGAAATCGTTACCGCGGCAGAATATTTATTGGCACACCCGGAAATTAAACACGGCCGAATCGCCATCGGATTTACCCCCGATGAAGAAATCGGAAGAGGTGCACATAAATTTGATGTGAAAAAATTCGGCGCAGAATGGGCGTACACCATGGACGGCAGCGAAGTTGGAGAACTGGAATATGAAAATTTCAATGCCGCCGGAGCCGTGGTGAAAATCCACGGTTTGAGTGTGCATCCCGGTTATGCCTTCGGGAAAATGGTAAATGCTTCTTTACTGGCAGCAGAATTCATTAAAATGCTTCCTGAAAACGAAACGCCTTCTACCACAAAAGGATTTGAAGGTTTTTATCATTTAACCGATTTAAAATCTGAAGTTTCAGAGGCAAAAATTCAGTATATCATTCGCGATCATGATCATGAGAAGTTTGAAGCAAGAAAAAAATTCATGACGGATGTGGTCGCAGAATTCAACAAAAAATTTGGAGCCGGAACTGCCGAAATTGAAATCAAAGAACAGTATCTCAATATGAAACAGCAGTTTGAGGGAAAAATGCATATTGTAGACATTGCAGAACAGGCCATGAAAGACGCCAACATCGAACCGAAAATAAAGGCCATCCGCGGCGGCACAGACGGCGCACAGCTTTCTTATATGGGATTGCCGTGTCCGAACATTTTTGCGGGCGGATTAAACTTTCACGGACCTTACGAATATGTTTGCCTGGAATCAATGGAAAAAGCGGTGAAGGTAATTGTGAACATTGCGAAAGCCATCAAGAAGAGATAA
- a CDS encoding transposase translates to MWSNKGSKEVQHFVYPKSKVMKNYCFHIGIDVSKLKLDVNLLNSQTLESEHFVLDNDAKSIKLFIKALIKRKIDIREVLFCCENTGIYTNHLINVSTDLKFDLWVVPAIEIKRSKGISRGKTDKTDAKDIAFYSFRNLDKLKIFNVSDINIQKLKILFTEREKVLKALLLLETTKENENFVDKKVFAEVVGINKSLINVIKKTLQKIEIKIKEIIKADEQLDQQNRLIQSIPGLGEKTSTYLIIATKGFTMFANWRKFACYSGIAPFEYSSGTSIKGRTKVNHMADKKMKSLLQMCAMTAIKYDPQLKEYYQKKKLEGKNSMLVLNNIRCKLISRVFAVISRETPYINTYKFAS, encoded by the coding sequence TTGTGGTCTAATAAAGGCTCTAAAGAAGTTCAACATTTTGTTTATCCTAAATCCAAAGTTATGAAAAATTATTGCTTCCACATTGGGATTGATGTTTCAAAATTGAAATTGGATGTAAATCTATTGAACAGTCAAACCCTTGAATCCGAACATTTTGTATTGGATAACGATGCAAAGTCCATCAAACTTTTCATCAAAGCTCTTATTAAACGAAAAATTGACATTCGCGAAGTCTTATTCTGTTGTGAAAACACAGGTATTTATACCAATCATTTAATTAATGTTTCAACAGATTTGAAATTTGATCTATGGGTCGTTCCCGCCATTGAAATTAAACGATCCAAAGGAATTTCTAGAGGAAAAACGGATAAAACGGACGCCAAAGATATTGCGTTTTATAGCTTTAGGAATCTAGATAAGTTGAAAATTTTCAATGTATCTGATATTAATATTCAAAAATTAAAAATTCTTTTCACCGAAAGAGAAAAAGTTTTAAAAGCATTATTACTTCTAGAAACGACCAAAGAAAATGAAAATTTTGTTGATAAAAAGGTGTTTGCAGAAGTAGTAGGGATCAATAAATCTCTGATCAACGTGATAAAAAAAACGCTTCAAAAAATAGAAATTAAAATTAAAGAAATCATTAAAGCTGATGAACAATTGGATCAGCAAAATCGGCTCATTCAATCAATCCCTGGATTAGGAGAGAAAACCAGTACCTATTTAATTATTGCAACAAAAGGATTTACGATGTTTGCTAATTGGCGAAAATTTGCTTGCTATTCTGGTATAGCTCCTTTTGAATATAGTTCTGGAACAAGCATAAAAGGCAGAACCAAAGTAAATCATATGGCAGATAAAAAAATGAAATCTTTGCTCCAAATGTGTGCAATGACCGCAATTAAATACGACCCTCAATTAAAAGAATATTACCAGAAGAAAAAGCTTGAAGGAAAAAACTCCATGCTGGTTTTAAATAACATAAGATGCAAACTAATCAGCAGAGTTTTTGCAGTAATAAGTCGAGAAACTCCTTACATCAACACTTACAAATTTGCATCTTAA